One genomic window of Sphingopyxis sp. OPL5 includes the following:
- a CDS encoding TIGR03013 family XrtA/PEP-CTERM system glycosyltransferase: MFRLFKHYVPHAVVWLALIEFFALLGSAEGAWHLYAHQAGFDAGELADRWLPLLTFAVSNALAMMAVGMYGTEALRSMGFATARLLAAISLGVIFLSLTGFLLPDATLWRANSVYAMAFAIALLFLIRLAVTQTAGADQFRRRILILGAGPRAARLRVLADEPGSGLTITGYVAMADGETAIADAVPRGDVANLADHAVALGAGEVVLAMEERRGSLPLADLLRVKTTGVHVNDIASFLERETGRVDLATTNPSFLIFSDGFSAGQRIGKVSKRLFDIFASLAVLVIGLPLIVIAGIAVRIDSKGPIFYRQPRVGLFGETYNIVKIRSMRTDAEAAGKAVWASANDPRITRVGNIIRKLRIDELPQTWCVLKGEMSFVGPRPERPSFVEELTEELPYYAERHMVKPGLTGWAQINYPYGASVEDARVKLEYDLYYAKNYSPFLDLLILLQTVRVVLWPEGAR; this comes from the coding sequence ATGTTCCGACTGTTCAAACATTATGTCCCGCACGCCGTCGTCTGGCTGGCGCTGATCGAGTTTTTCGCGCTGCTCGGCTCGGCCGAGGGGGCGTGGCATCTTTATGCGCACCAGGCCGGTTTCGACGCCGGCGAACTTGCCGACCGCTGGTTGCCGCTGTTGACCTTTGCGGTGTCCAACGCGCTGGCGATGATGGCGGTCGGCATGTACGGGACCGAGGCGCTGCGCTCGATGGGTTTCGCCACCGCGCGGCTGCTCGCGGCGATTTCGCTCGGCGTGATCTTCCTGTCGCTCACCGGCTTCCTACTCCCCGACGCGACCCTGTGGCGCGCGAACAGCGTTTACGCGATGGCGTTCGCGATCGCGCTGTTGTTCCTGATCCGGCTGGCGGTGACCCAGACCGCGGGGGCCGACCAGTTCCGGCGGCGGATCCTGATCCTCGGTGCGGGGCCGCGCGCGGCGCGGCTGCGCGTGCTCGCCGACGAGCCGGGCAGCGGGCTGACGATCACCGGCTATGTCGCGATGGCCGATGGCGAAACGGCGATCGCCGACGCGGTGCCGCGCGGCGATGTCGCGAACCTCGCCGACCATGCCGTCGCGCTGGGGGCGGGCGAGGTGGTGCTGGCGATGGAGGAACGGCGCGGGTCGCTGCCGCTTGCCGACCTGCTGCGGGTCAAGACCACCGGGGTGCATGTCAACGACATCGCGAGCTTTCTCGAGCGCGAGACCGGCCGCGTCGACCTGGCGACGACGAACCCGAGTTTCCTGATCTTTTCGGACGGCTTTTCGGCGGGGCAGCGGATCGGCAAGGTCAGCAAAAGGCTGTTCGACATTTTTGCCAGCCTCGCCGTGCTGGTGATCGGCCTGCCGCTGATCGTCATCGCGGGGATCGCGGTGCGGATCGACAGCAAGGGGCCGATTTTCTATCGCCAGCCGCGCGTCGGGCTGTTCGGCGAAACCTATAATATCGTCAAGATCCGCTCGATGCGCACCGATGCCGAGGCCGCGGGCAAGGCGGTGTGGGCGAGCGCGAACGACCCGCGGATCACCCGTGTCGGCAACATCATCCGCAAGCTGCGCATCGACGAACTGCCGCAGACCTGGTGCGTGCTGAAGGGCGAGATGAGCTTTGTCGGCCCGCGCCCCGAACGGCCGAGCTTCGTCGAGGAGCTGACCGAGGAACTGCCCTATTATGCCGAGCGCCACATGGTGAAGCCGGGGCTGACCGGCTGGGCGCAGATCAACTATCCTTATGGCGCGTCGGTCGAGGATGCGCGGGTGAAGCTCGAATATGATCTCTATTACGCCAAAAATTATTCGCCCTTCCTCGACCTGCTGATCCTCCTCCAGACGGTACGCGTCGTGCTGTGGCCCGAGGGCGCGCGCTAA
- a CDS encoding helix-turn-helix domain-containing protein encodes MTGSHRFADAPLGLLQHRPLERRARHCHDNAFVAVVLEGGYQEAGDEGRFDVGPGDVLIHHAFESHLGRIAARGARVLVLDLPPALAATAHVRGHVRDPDRLVRLAARDRDAATAALAGDFVAAPPSALDWPDLLAGDLRRLDPFALSAWAESKGVRAETLSRGFRAAYGCTPKAYRADVRARAALAAIRTTGEALTAIAHRLHFTDQAHMTHAVARLTGATPGFWRRGQLATRPA; translated from the coding sequence ATGACCGGGTCGCACCGCTTTGCCGATGCGCCGCTCGGGCTGCTGCAGCATCGCCCGCTCGAACGGCGCGCGCGCCATTGCCACGACAACGCCTTCGTCGCGGTGGTGCTCGAGGGCGGCTATCAGGAGGCGGGGGACGAAGGCCGCTTCGACGTCGGTCCCGGCGACGTCCTGATCCATCACGCGTTCGAATCGCATCTGGGCCGCATCGCGGCGCGCGGCGCCCGCGTCCTCGTGCTCGACCTGCCGCCCGCGCTTGCCGCCACCGCGCATGTCCGCGGCCATGTCCGCGACCCCGACCGCCTCGTCCGCCTCGCCGCGCGCGACCGCGACGCCGCCACCGCCGCGCTCGCCGGGGATTTCGTCGCCGCGCCGCCGTCGGCGCTCGACTGGCCCGACCTGCTCGCCGGCGACCTCCGCCGCCTCGACCCCTTCGCGCTGTCCGCCTGGGCCGAGAGCAAAGGCGTGCGCGCCGAAACTCTCAGCCGCGGCTTCCGCGCCGCCTATGGCTGCACACCCAAGGCGTATCGCGCCGACGTCCGCGCCCGCGCCGCGCTCGCGGCGATCCGCACCACTGGTGAGGCGCTGACCGCGATCGCCCATCGGCTCCACTTCACCGACCAGGCGCATATGACCCACGCCGTCGCGCGGCTCACCGGTGCCACCCCGGGTTTCTGGCGGCGAGGTCAATTGGCTACAAGACCCGCCTGA
- a CDS encoding mannose-1-phosphate guanylyltransferase gives MTLQIQPVILCGGAGTRLWPESRGDRAKQFLPLTGADSLFQQTVARTPAGEHFLPPVILCGDGHVATVRDQMGAHEARLLVEPMPRNTAAAIALAVAQADADTLLLVMPSDHVIADVPAFHAAIAKAARLAQADWLVTFGITPERPDTGFGYIASGAPIGEDGFAVDRFVEKPPLETAEAMLAAGGYNWNAGIFLFRAGRMRDAMLTHCRAIFEAADKAAAAGMRDGDALYADALLFETAPSDSIDYAVMEKDDRVAVVPVAMGWSDLGSWQAVHALAACDEADNATVGDVFLHDSLGNLIRAGGKRVSVVGMEGVAVIVDGDDILVMPLKRCQDVRAAAKARE, from the coding sequence ATGACCCTTCAGATTCAACCCGTTATCCTGTGCGGCGGCGCCGGCACGCGGCTGTGGCCCGAATCGCGCGGGGATCGCGCCAAGCAGTTCCTCCCGCTCACCGGCGCCGACAGCCTGTTCCAGCAGACCGTCGCGCGCACCCCCGCCGGCGAACATTTCCTGCCGCCGGTCATCCTGTGCGGCGACGGCCATGTCGCGACGGTGCGCGACCAGATGGGGGCGCATGAGGCCAGGCTGCTCGTCGAACCGATGCCGCGCAACACCGCCGCCGCGATCGCCCTTGCCGTTGCGCAGGCCGATGCCGACACCTTGCTGCTGGTGATGCCCAGCGACCATGTCATCGCCGACGTCCCCGCCTTCCACGCCGCGATCGCCAAGGCGGCACGGCTCGCGCAGGCGGACTGGCTCGTCACCTTCGGCATCACTCCCGAGCGCCCTGACACCGGCTTCGGCTATATCGCCAGCGGCGCCCCGATCGGCGAGGATGGTTTCGCGGTTGACCGTTTCGTCGAGAAGCCGCCGCTCGAAACCGCCGAGGCGATGCTCGCGGCGGGCGGCTACAACTGGAACGCGGGTATCTTCCTGTTCCGTGCCGGGCGGATGCGCGATGCGATGCTCACCCATTGCCGCGCGATCTTCGAGGCCGCCGACAAGGCCGCGGCCGCCGGGATGCGCGATGGCGACGCGCTCTACGCCGACGCGCTGCTGTTCGAAACCGCGCCGTCGGATTCGATCGACTATGCGGTGATGGAAAAGGACGACCGCGTCGCCGTCGTCCCTGTCGCGATGGGCTGGTCCGACCTCGGCAGCTGGCAGGCGGTCCATGCCCTCGCCGCGTGCGACGAGGCCGACAATGCGACCGTCGGCGACGTCTTCCTCCACGACAGCCTCGGCAACCTGATCCGCGCCGGCGGCAAGCGCGTCTCGGTCGTCGGCATGGAGGGGGTCGCGGTGATCGTCGACGGCGACGACATCCTGGTCATGCCGCTCAAACGCTGCCAGGACGTCCGCGCCGCCGCGAAGGCGCGCGAATAG